One Clupea harengus chromosome 3, Ch_v2.0.2, whole genome shotgun sequence DNA window includes the following coding sequences:
- the cd151 gene encoding CD151 antigen isoform X1, with amino-acid sequence MGTEEKTNTCGTICLKYLLFTFNLIFWLAGGAVAAVGIWTLVDKSEYISLLASSAYSASAYVLILAGVVVVATGILGCCATIKEHRGFLIVYFVLLLFIFLLEITAGVLAYVYYQECFPLCYQLSDELRVNLKEKMVNQYQQPGQDHVTQAVDKLHQDLKCCGSNNFTDWRDGEWNKALAGDRVVPDSCCKTPSDLCGRRHHPSNIYNVEGGCISKLEEFILQHLQILGGVGIGLAFIQLVGMIFTCCLYRSLKEEPY; translated from the exons ATGGggacagaagagaagacaaaCACTTGTGGGACTATCTGTCTGAAATACCTGCTCTTCACATTCAACCTCATCttctgg TTGGCAGGGGGCGCCGTGGCTGCAGTGGGCATTTGGACCCTGGTGGATAAGAGCGAGTACATCAGCCTGCTGGCCTCCAGCGCATACTCTGCGTCTGCGTACGTCCTCATCTTGGCGGGGGTTGTCGTCGTGGCAACGGGGATCCTTGGTTGTTGTGCCACCATTAAGGAGCACAGGGGATTTCTGATAGTG TACTTTGTCCTGCTCCTGTTTATCTTCCTGTTGGAGATCACGGCGGGGGTGTTGGCGTACGTCTACTACCAAGAG TGTTTCCCTCTCTGCTATCAG cTGAGTGATGAGCTGAGAGTCAACCTGAAGGAGAAGATGGTGAATCAGTATCAGCAGCCTGGTCAGGACCATGTCACACAGGCAGTGGACAAACTACACCAGGAC CTGAAGTGCTGTGGCAGTAACAACTTCACTGATTGGAGGGATGGGGAGTGGAACAAGGCTCTGGCTGGTGATAGGGTGGTTCCCGACAGCTGTTGTAAGACCCCGTCAGATCTCTGTGGACGCAGACACCACCCCTCCAACATATACAATGTGGAG GGAGGCTGTATCAGTAAACTGGAGGAGTTCATCCTGCAGCACCTGCAGATCCTGGGCGGGGTTGGCATAGGCCTCGCCTTCATCCAG CTGGTGGGGATGATATTCACCTGCTGCCTGTACAGGAGCCTGAAGGAGGAGCCCTACTGA
- the gatd1 gene encoding glutamine amidotransferase-like class 1 domain-containing protein 1, whose product MSSKPTCLIVASAAPQGVNAGSFQQAFTLCSPGFNLQTATPGGKPIDFVGVDEGTARWVQDFSGKPYASPAKLESIDGARYQALLIPDCPGALTDLAHSGSLARILTHFASQQKPVCAIGQGVSGLCCAVEGQRWLFSGYSLTGPSVFELVRSPHFANLPLVVEDFVKDSGGSYTASQEDALHVVLDRHLVTGQNLQSTTAAVNNLILLCSSSR is encoded by the exons ATGTCATCTAAACCTACTTGTCTTATCGTGGCAAGTGCGGCACCTCAAG GGGTGAATGCTGGCTCGTTCCAGCAGGCCTTCACGCTCTGCAGCCCTGGGTTTAACTTACAGACCGCAACTCCTGGG GGAAAGCCCATTGATTTCGTTGGTGTGGATGAGGGCACAGCGCGGTGGGTGCAGGACTTCAGTGGGAAGCCTTACGCCTCCCCGGCCAAGCTGGAGTCCATAGATG gtgctcgCTACCAGGCCTTGTTGATCCCAGACTGTCCTGGTGCTCTGACTGATCTGGCTCACAGTGGATCTCTGGCTCGGATCCTCACACACTTCGCCTCTCAACAGA aaccAGTGTGTGCCATAGGGCAGGGAGTGTCTGGACTATGCTGTGCCGTTGAGGGACAGCGTTGGCTCTTCAGCGGGTACAGCCTCACTGGG ccctcCGTCTTTGAGCTGGTCCGCTCCCCACACTTTGCCAACCTGCCCCTTGTGGTGGAGGACTTTGTGAAGGACAGCGGGGGCTCCTACACGG CGAGCCAGGAAGATGCCCTGCACGTGGTCCTGGACCGGCACCTGGTGACGGGTCAGAACCTCCAGTCCACCACAGCGGCCGTCAACAACCTCATCCTCCTGTGCAGCAGCAGCCGCTAA
- the cd151 gene encoding CD151 antigen isoform X3, translating to MGTEEKTNTCGTICLKYLLFTFNLIFWLAGGAVAAVGIWTLVDKSEYISLLASSAYSASAYVLILAGVVVVATGILGCCATIKEHRGFLIVLSDELRVNLKEKMVNQYQQPGQDHVTQAVDKLHQDLKCCGSNNFTDWRDGEWNKALAGDRVVPDSCCKTPSDLCGRRHHPSNIYNVEGGCISKLEEFILQHLQILGGVGIGLAFIQLVGMIFTCCLYRSLKEEPY from the exons ATGGggacagaagagaagacaaaCACTTGTGGGACTATCTGTCTGAAATACCTGCTCTTCACATTCAACCTCATCttctgg TTGGCAGGGGGCGCCGTGGCTGCAGTGGGCATTTGGACCCTGGTGGATAAGAGCGAGTACATCAGCCTGCTGGCCTCCAGCGCATACTCTGCGTCTGCGTACGTCCTCATCTTGGCGGGGGTTGTCGTCGTGGCAACGGGGATCCTTGGTTGTTGTGCCACCATTAAGGAGCACAGGGGATTTCTGATAGTG cTGAGTGATGAGCTGAGAGTCAACCTGAAGGAGAAGATGGTGAATCAGTATCAGCAGCCTGGTCAGGACCATGTCACACAGGCAGTGGACAAACTACACCAGGAC CTGAAGTGCTGTGGCAGTAACAACTTCACTGATTGGAGGGATGGGGAGTGGAACAAGGCTCTGGCTGGTGATAGGGTGGTTCCCGACAGCTGTTGTAAGACCCCGTCAGATCTCTGTGGACGCAGACACCACCCCTCCAACATATACAATGTGGAG GGAGGCTGTATCAGTAAACTGGAGGAGTTCATCCTGCAGCACCTGCAGATCCTGGGCGGGGTTGGCATAGGCCTCGCCTTCATCCAG CTGGTGGGGATGATATTCACCTGCTGCCTGTACAGGAGCCTGAAGGAGGAGCCCTACTGA
- the cd151 gene encoding CD151 antigen isoform X2, giving the protein MGTEEKTNTCGTICLKYLLFTFNLIFWLAGGAVAAVGIWTLVDKSEYISLLASSAYSASAYVLILAGVVVVATGILGCCATIKEHRGFLIVYFVLLLFIFLLEITAGVLAYVYYQELSDELRVNLKEKMVNQYQQPGQDHVTQAVDKLHQDLKCCGSNNFTDWRDGEWNKALAGDRVVPDSCCKTPSDLCGRRHHPSNIYNVEGGCISKLEEFILQHLQILGGVGIGLAFIQLVGMIFTCCLYRSLKEEPY; this is encoded by the exons ATGGggacagaagagaagacaaaCACTTGTGGGACTATCTGTCTGAAATACCTGCTCTTCACATTCAACCTCATCttctgg TTGGCAGGGGGCGCCGTGGCTGCAGTGGGCATTTGGACCCTGGTGGATAAGAGCGAGTACATCAGCCTGCTGGCCTCCAGCGCATACTCTGCGTCTGCGTACGTCCTCATCTTGGCGGGGGTTGTCGTCGTGGCAACGGGGATCCTTGGTTGTTGTGCCACCATTAAGGAGCACAGGGGATTTCTGATAGTG TACTTTGTCCTGCTCCTGTTTATCTTCCTGTTGGAGATCACGGCGGGGGTGTTGGCGTACGTCTACTACCAAGAG cTGAGTGATGAGCTGAGAGTCAACCTGAAGGAGAAGATGGTGAATCAGTATCAGCAGCCTGGTCAGGACCATGTCACACAGGCAGTGGACAAACTACACCAGGAC CTGAAGTGCTGTGGCAGTAACAACTTCACTGATTGGAGGGATGGGGAGTGGAACAAGGCTCTGGCTGGTGATAGGGTGGTTCCCGACAGCTGTTGTAAGACCCCGTCAGATCTCTGTGGACGCAGACACCACCCCTCCAACATATACAATGTGGAG GGAGGCTGTATCAGTAAACTGGAGGAGTTCATCCTGCAGCACCTGCAGATCCTGGGCGGGGTTGGCATAGGCCTCGCCTTCATCCAG CTGGTGGGGATGATATTCACCTGCTGCCTGTACAGGAGCCTGAAGGAGGAGCCCTACTGA